A section of the Pseudomonas flavescens genome encodes:
- a CDS encoding ribonucleoside-diphosphate reductase subunit alpha, with product MHTDTTRENPQAQAPQGEDANQALAATAPGQLRVIKRNGTVVPYTGDKITVAITKAFLAVEGGNAAASSRIHDTVARLTEQVTATFKRRMPSGGTIHIEEIQDQVELALMRSGEQKVARDYVIYREGQANKRKTTDAADGIAQPHPSIRVTLADGSLAPLDMGRLNTIVTEACEGLLEVDGALIQKETLKNLYDGVAQKDVNTALVMTSRTLVEREPNYSYVTARLLMDNIRAEGLSFLNVAASATHHEMAELYAKALPAYVEAGVEFELLDPKLKTYDLEKLGKAINHERDQQFTYLGLQTLYDRYFIHKDGIRFELPQVFFMRVAMGLAIEEPKNREDRAIEFYNLLSSFDYMASTPTLFNAGTLRPQLSSCYLTTVPDDLGGIYDAIRDNALLSKFAGGLGNDWTPVRSLGAYIKGTNGKSQGVVPFLKVVNDTAVAVNQGGKRKGAVCAYLETWHMDIEEFIELRKNTGDDRRRTHDMNTANWIPDLFMKRVFDDGQWTLFSPSEVPDLHDLTGKAFEERYEYYEALTEYPGKIKLFKTIQAKDLWRKMLSMLFETGHPWLTFKDPCNLRSPQQHVGVVHSSNLCTEITLNTNKDEIAVCNLGSINLPNHITDGKLDTAKLARTVKTAVRMLDNVIDINYYSVPQARNSNFKHRPVGLGIMGFQDALYLQHIPYGSDAAVDFADKSMEAVSYYAIQASCDLADERGAYETFQGSLWSKGVLPLDSQQILIEARGQKYIDVDLNETLDWAPVRARVQKGIRNSNIMAIAPTATIANITGVSQSIEPTYQNLYVKSNLSGEFTVINPYLVRDLKARGLWDSVMINDLKYYDGSVQQIERIPQELKDLYATAFEVDTKWIVDAASRRQKWIDQAQSLNLYIAGASGKKLDVTYRMAWYRGLKTTYYLRALAATSTEKSTINTGKLNAVSSGGDQGLSAAPAAAPATQASPGPAPVPKACAIDEPDCEACQ from the coding sequence ATGCATACCGACACCACCCGCGAGAACCCTCAGGCCCAGGCGCCTCAGGGTGAAGACGCCAACCAGGCACTGGCTGCGACCGCACCAGGCCAACTGCGTGTGATCAAGCGTAACGGCACCGTCGTGCCGTACACCGGTGACAAGATCACCGTCGCCATCACCAAGGCGTTTCTCGCAGTGGAAGGTGGCAATGCCGCCGCCTCCTCGCGTATCCATGACACCGTTGCCCGTCTGACCGAGCAGGTCACCGCGACCTTCAAGCGTCGCATGCCGTCGGGCGGCACCATCCACATCGAAGAGATCCAGGATCAGGTCGAACTGGCCCTGATGCGTTCCGGCGAACAGAAAGTCGCCCGTGATTACGTGATCTACCGCGAAGGCCAGGCCAACAAGCGCAAGACCACCGACGCCGCCGATGGCATCGCTCAGCCGCACCCGAGCATCCGCGTGACCCTGGCTGACGGCAGCCTGGCACCGCTGGACATGGGTCGCCTCAACACCATCGTCACCGAAGCCTGTGAAGGCCTGCTGGAAGTCGACGGCGCGCTGATCCAGAAGGAAACCCTGAAGAACCTGTACGACGGCGTTGCCCAGAAAGATGTCAACACCGCCCTGGTGATGACCTCCCGCACCCTGGTCGAGCGTGAGCCGAACTACAGCTACGTCACCGCCCGCCTGCTGATGGACAACATCCGCGCCGAAGGCCTGAGCTTCCTCAACGTCGCCGCCAGCGCCACTCACCACGAGATGGCCGAGCTGTACGCCAAGGCCCTGCCCGCCTACGTCGAAGCTGGCGTCGAGTTCGAACTGCTCGATCCGAAACTGAAAACCTACGACCTGGAAAAACTGGGCAAGGCGATCAACCACGAGCGTGACCAGCAGTTCACCTACCTGGGCCTGCAGACCCTGTACGACCGTTACTTCATCCACAAGGACGGCATCCGTTTCGAACTGCCCCAGGTGTTCTTCATGCGCGTGGCCATGGGCCTGGCCATCGAAGAGCCGAAGAACCGCGAAGACCGCGCAATCGAGTTCTACAACCTGCTGTCGTCGTTCGACTACATGGCCTCCACGCCGACCCTGTTCAACGCCGGTACCCTGCGCCCGCAGCTGTCCAGCTGCTACCTGACCACCGTGCCTGACGACCTGGGCGGCATCTACGACGCCATCCGCGACAACGCCCTGCTGAGCAAATTCGCCGGCGGCCTGGGCAACGACTGGACTCCGGTTCGCTCGCTGGGCGCCTACATCAAGGGCACCAACGGCAAATCCCAGGGCGTCGTGCCGTTCCTCAAAGTGGTCAACGACACCGCCGTGGCGGTCAACCAGGGCGGCAAGCGCAAAGGCGCCGTGTGTGCCTACCTGGAAACCTGGCACATGGACATCGAAGAGTTCATCGAGCTGCGCAAGAACACCGGTGATGACCGTCGCCGTACCCACGACATGAACACCGCCAACTGGATCCCGGATCTGTTCATGAAGCGCGTCTTCGACGACGGCCAGTGGACCCTGTTCTCGCCAAGCGAAGTGCCGGATCTGCACGACCTGACCGGCAAGGCCTTCGAAGAGCGCTACGAGTACTACGAAGCCCTGACCGAGTACCCGGGCAAGATCAAACTGTTCAAGACCATCCAGGCCAAAGACCTGTGGCGCAAGATGCTCTCGATGCTGTTCGAGACCGGCCACCCGTGGCTGACCTTCAAGGACCCATGCAACCTGCGCAGCCCGCAGCAGCACGTGGGCGTGGTACACAGCTCCAACCTGTGCACCGAGATCACCCTGAACACCAACAAGGACGAGATCGCCGTCTGCAACCTGGGCTCGATCAACCTGCCGAACCACATCACTGACGGCAAGCTGGATACCGCCAAGCTGGCGCGCACCGTGAAGACCGCCGTGCGCATGCTCGATAACGTCATCGACATCAACTACTACTCGGTGCCGCAAGCGCGCAACTCCAACTTCAAGCACCGTCCGGTCGGTCTCGGCATCATGGGCTTCCAGGACGCGCTGTACCTGCAGCACATCCCGTACGGCTCCGACGCCGCCGTCGACTTCGCCGACAAGTCCATGGAAGCGGTCAGCTACTACGCCATCCAGGCTTCCTGTGACCTGGCCGACGAGCGTGGCGCCTACGAAACCTTCCAGGGTTCGCTGTGGAGCAAGGGCGTTCTGCCGCTGGATTCCCAGCAGATCCTCATCGAGGCCCGTGGCCAGAAGTACATCGACGTCGACCTGAACGAAACCCTGGACTGGGCACCGGTGCGTGCTCGCGTGCAGAAAGGCATTCGTAACTCGAACATCATGGCCATCGCGCCGACCGCGACCATCGCCAACATCACCGGCGTGTCGCAGTCCATCGAGCCGACCTACCAGAACCTGTACGTGAAATCGAACCTGTCGGGCGAATTCACCGTGATCAACCCCTACCTGGTTCGCGACCTCAAGGCGCGCGGCCTTTGGGACTCGGTCATGATCAACGACCTCAAGTACTACGACGGCTCTGTGCAGCAGATCGAGCGCATCCCGCAAGAACTGAAAGACCTGTACGCCACCGCCTTCGAAGTCGACACCAAGTGGATCGTCGATGCCGCCAGCCGTCGCCAGAAGTGGATCGACCAGGCGCAATCGCTGAACCTGTACATCGCTGGCGCCTCGGGCAAGAAGCTCGACGTGACCTACCGCATGGCCTGGTACCGTGGTCTGAAAACCACCTACTACCTCCGTGCCCTGGCCGCGACCAGCACCGAGAAATCGACCATCAACACCGGCAAGCTCAACGCCGTGTCCAGTGGTGGCGACCAGGGCCTCAGCGCAGCACCTGCTGCCGCGCCGGCCACCCAGGCCTCCCCTGGCCCGGCTCCGGTTCCGAAGGCGTGCGCCATCGACGAGCCGGATTGCGAAGCCTGCCAGTAA
- a CDS encoding 5'-nucleotidase, lipoprotein e(P4) family, producing the protein MRGTPSLLTFCLLASLLTGCQQTPKPHDQLDAVLWTQTSIEHELLYRQVYAAATRQLQPALADPHWDALAQPPRNLAGLPPALIVDIDETLLDNTPVNAKSVVDGGPYDYAEWYRWVAKAEARALPGSVAFLQAAAKLGISAYYLTNREPGQEADTLRNLRQAGFPIADEGQILTAGTAIGGCQSAGSDKTCRRQWVGERARVLLLVGDSYGDFIAAPNRLGEQRQSVAPYQAWFGQRWFLLPNPTYGGWYTAPYGDRDELPDAQKRALKHRALILP; encoded by the coding sequence ATGCGTGGCACGCCATCGTTATTGACCTTCTGCTTGCTGGCAAGCCTGCTGACTGGCTGCCAGCAAACACCCAAACCGCATGATCAGCTCGACGCGGTACTGTGGACGCAAACCTCCATCGAGCACGAGCTGCTCTATCGCCAGGTCTACGCCGCCGCGACCCGTCAGTTGCAACCTGCGCTGGCCGATCCGCACTGGGATGCCCTGGCACAACCGCCGCGCAACCTGGCGGGCCTGCCGCCCGCGCTGATCGTCGATATCGACGAAACGCTGCTCGACAACACGCCCGTGAATGCCAAGTCGGTAGTCGATGGCGGCCCTTATGACTACGCCGAATGGTATCGCTGGGTGGCCAAGGCCGAAGCCCGCGCCCTGCCCGGCTCGGTAGCCTTCCTGCAGGCGGCTGCCAAGCTTGGCATCAGCGCCTATTACCTGACCAATCGCGAGCCCGGCCAGGAAGCCGACACCCTGCGCAACTTGCGCCAGGCGGGTTTCCCCATCGCGGACGAAGGGCAAATCCTCACTGCGGGAACCGCCATCGGCGGTTGCCAGAGCGCCGGGTCGGACAAGACCTGTCGCCGCCAGTGGGTCGGCGAGCGCGCTCGGGTTCTGCTGCTGGTAGGCGACAGCTACGGCGACTTCATCGCCGCGCCCAATCGCCTGGGCGAACAACGCCAGAGCGTAGCGCCCTATCAGGCCTGGTTCGGCCAGCGCTGGTTCCTGTTGCCCAACCCAACCTATGGCGGCTGGTACACCGCACCCTATGGAGATCGCGATGAACTGCCGGACGCGCAGAAACGCGCCCTGAAACACAGGGCGCTGATCCTGCCCTGA
- a CDS encoding TonB-dependent siderophore receptor, whose protein sequence is MALPRPRFAPTLLAIALSPTLSWAADSVVALDATTIEDQAGDSYQARGATVGGFTETPLLDTPASVSVVTRQLLDDQQARLLSDVLKNDASVGEAYAPIGYYENFVVRGFSLNAANSYRVNGRSVVGEQNVALENKQQVELLKGLSGLQSGVVEPGGLVNYVTKRTEQVRSLSVASNQDGERYIAADLGHWFGNEQELGLRLNLAHEDIRSFVEHADGKRDFISLALDWNLSPNATLQLDAEYQTREQRSVAGYQLLGGTQVPSGVDPDKRLGHQSWSKPVGIDSLNLGGRFEYRFDDNWKAAIDASRSQVVIDDYSSFPYGCSPDSGCNDWLAHFSPEGGYDIYDYRSPDDTRRHDELQATLSGAFTTGTIGHELTVGSSALRRTVDRRSSVNVPIGTGNINEDVADFAPTDVPLNPKNRRLDSRQYGLFFSDRISFDEHWQVLLGGRQVRLDEEAFTSSGISDRRTRRSELLPNAALLYKPQADTTLYVSYSKGLSLGGEAPWFTTNDGEILAPTISRQLEAGFKRDWQGLSLGAALFRIDQALQYSRPNDDGTLTYVQQGKQRNIGLELSASGQAARDLQLSASAAVIRARAIDSGTEAYEGHQAVNVPRVRASLSADYRIPGVQGLSLLGGLQYSGSKYANPSGTVKVADYTVFNLGSRYTTRIEGYETVLRLTVDNLFDKRYWRDTGAYQGDGYLFPGDPRTARLSATVSF, encoded by the coding sequence ATGGCCCTGCCTCGCCCGCGTTTTGCCCCGACCCTGCTCGCCATTGCGCTGAGCCCGACGCTGTCATGGGCTGCCGACTCGGTGGTCGCCCTCGACGCCACCACCATCGAAGATCAGGCCGGTGACAGCTATCAAGCACGCGGCGCCACGGTCGGAGGCTTCACGGAGACGCCGCTGCTCGATACCCCCGCATCGGTTTCGGTGGTCACCCGGCAGTTGCTCGACGACCAGCAGGCGCGCCTGCTCAGCGATGTGCTGAAGAACGATGCGTCGGTGGGCGAAGCCTATGCCCCGATCGGTTACTACGAGAACTTCGTGGTGCGCGGTTTCTCGCTGAATGCCGCCAACAGCTACCGGGTCAATGGTCGCAGCGTGGTCGGCGAACAGAACGTGGCACTGGAGAACAAGCAGCAGGTCGAGTTGCTCAAGGGGTTGTCCGGCCTGCAGAGCGGCGTGGTCGAGCCCGGCGGGCTGGTCAACTACGTGACCAAGCGTACCGAGCAAGTGCGCTCGCTGAGCGTGGCCAGCAATCAGGATGGCGAGCGCTATATCGCCGCCGACCTCGGTCACTGGTTTGGCAACGAGCAGGAGCTGGGCCTGCGCCTCAACCTGGCCCACGAGGACATTCGCTCCTTCGTCGAGCATGCCGACGGCAAGCGCGACTTCATCTCCCTGGCGCTGGACTGGAACCTGTCGCCCAACGCCACGCTGCAACTCGACGCCGAATACCAGACCCGCGAGCAGCGCTCGGTCGCCGGGTATCAATTGCTTGGCGGCACTCAGGTGCCGAGCGGCGTCGACCCGGATAAACGCCTGGGCCATCAGAGCTGGTCGAAGCCGGTAGGTATCGACTCACTGAACCTGGGCGGGCGTTTCGAATATCGCTTCGACGACAACTGGAAAGCCGCCATCGATGCCTCGCGCAGCCAGGTGGTGATCGACGACTACAGCAGCTTTCCATATGGCTGCAGCCCGGACTCCGGGTGCAACGACTGGCTTGCACACTTCAGCCCGGAAGGCGGCTACGACATCTACGACTACCGCAGCCCGGACGACACCCGCCGCCATGACGAACTGCAGGCCACGCTATCGGGCGCCTTCACTACGGGCACGATCGGCCACGAACTGACCGTAGGCAGCAGTGCACTGCGTCGCACGGTGGATCGTCGCAGTTCGGTAAACGTGCCAATCGGCACCGGCAACATCAATGAAGACGTTGCCGACTTCGCCCCGACCGACGTCCCGCTCAACCCCAAGAATCGCCGACTCGACAGCCGCCAGTACGGCCTGTTCTTCAGCGACCGCATCAGCTTCGACGAGCACTGGCAGGTGCTGCTCGGCGGGCGTCAGGTGCGTCTGGACGAAGAAGCCTTCACCAGCAGCGGCATCAGTGACCGCCGCACCCGGCGCAGCGAATTGCTGCCCAATGCCGCGCTGCTCTACAAGCCGCAGGCCGACACCACCTTGTATGTGAGCTACAGCAAGGGCCTGTCCCTGGGCGGCGAAGCGCCGTGGTTCACCACCAACGATGGCGAAATTCTCGCGCCGACCATTTCCCGCCAGCTGGAAGCAGGCTTCAAACGTGACTGGCAGGGCCTGAGCCTGGGCGCAGCGCTGTTCCGTATCGACCAGGCGCTGCAATACAGCCGCCCCAACGACGATGGCACCCTGACCTACGTGCAGCAGGGCAAGCAGCGCAATATCGGCCTGGAGCTCTCCGCCAGCGGACAGGCCGCCCGCGATCTGCAACTGTCGGCCAGCGCTGCGGTGATTCGCGCCCGAGCGATCGACAGCGGCACCGAAGCCTATGAAGGCCATCAGGCGGTCAACGTACCGCGCGTGCGCGCCAGCCTGTCGGCCGATTACCGGATCCCCGGCGTCCAGGGCCTGTCGCTGCTCGGCGGCCTGCAGTACAGCGGCAGCAAGTACGCCAACCCGAGCGGCACGGTGAAGGTCGCCGACTACACGGTATTCAACCTCGGCAGCCGTTACACCACGCGTATAGAAGGCTATGAAACGGTATTGCGCCTGACCGTCGACAACCTGTTCGACAAACGCTACTGGCGCGACACCGGCGCCTACCAGGGCGATGGCTACCTGTTCCCGGGCGACCCACGCACCGCACGCCTGTCCGCCACCGTGAGTTTCTGA
- a CDS encoding ABC transporter substrate-binding protein, with the protein MKHRFDTGLRRVLASLFTGLLALTACTAVLAEPPLKEIRIAVPDLSASGKHGGGGIVDVLRSQQVLEKEFAADGISIQWSFFKGAGPVVNEALANGQVDLAYLGDMASIVGKASGLDTRLLSATARDIRLYLGVVPGSAVKSLADLRGKRVAIFRGTAYQLSFAQALASQGLRERDLQVINLDGNASSAALAAKQIDATWGGANLISLQQRGLAELPLSTDDLGGAGSVQAMLVGAGGFVDRHPEVVQRLIEAQQQAVRWLRDEANKQAYVELVADLSGYPRTLLQSDLDASDVQRMFDPRLDAEFLARLQAGVDLAVEQRLIRKGFKVAEWADPRFLDTALNAAPAVAARR; encoded by the coding sequence ATGAAACACAGGTTCGATACTGGTTTGCGCAGGGTACTTGCGTCCCTATTTACCGGGCTGCTGGCTCTGACTGCCTGCACGGCCGTGCTGGCGGAACCGCCGCTCAAGGAGATCCGCATCGCCGTTCCGGATCTCAGCGCCAGTGGCAAGCACGGTGGCGGTGGCATCGTCGATGTGCTGCGCAGTCAGCAGGTTCTGGAGAAAGAGTTCGCGGCGGATGGCATTTCCATACAGTGGAGTTTCTTCAAGGGCGCCGGGCCAGTGGTCAACGAGGCGCTGGCCAACGGCCAGGTGGATCTAGCGTATCTGGGCGACATGGCATCCATCGTTGGCAAGGCCAGTGGGCTCGATACCCGACTACTGAGTGCGACCGCCCGCGATATTCGTCTGTATCTGGGCGTGGTGCCTGGTTCTGCGGTGAAGAGCCTGGCTGATCTGCGCGGCAAACGAGTGGCGATCTTCCGGGGTACGGCCTACCAGTTGTCCTTCGCTCAGGCACTGGCCAGTCAGGGCCTGCGCGAGCGTGACCTGCAGGTGATCAACCTGGACGGCAATGCGTCGTCGGCCGCCTTGGCGGCCAAGCAGATCGACGCCACCTGGGGCGGCGCCAATCTGATCTCTCTGCAGCAGCGTGGCCTGGCCGAGCTGCCTTTGAGCACCGACGATCTGGGCGGTGCCGGCAGTGTACAGGCGATGCTGGTAGGCGCCGGTGGCTTCGTCGATCGCCACCCTGAAGTCGTCCAGCGCCTGATTGAGGCCCAGCAGCAGGCGGTGCGATGGCTGCGTGATGAGGCCAACAAGCAGGCTTACGTGGAGCTGGTCGCCGATTTGTCCGGTTACCCGCGCACCCTGCTGCAGAGCGATCTCGACGCCAGCGACGTGCAGCGGATGTTCGACCCGCGCCTGGATGCCGAATTCCTGGCCAGGTTGCAGGCCGGGGTCGATCTGGCTGTCGAGCAGCGTCTGATCCGCAAGGGTTTCAAGGTCGCCGAGTGGGCCGACCCACGCTTCCTGGACACGGCGCTGAACGCGGCACCTGCGGTCGCCGCCCGTCGCTGA
- a CDS encoding LysR family transcriptional regulator — protein MDLRQLRYFIALTEHRSFVRAAEAMSITQPAFSRSIQGLEHEFGCQLVDRGSKDLRPTPEGQVVLQHALSLVQGASNLANEVSQMSKLDAGELHFGSGPVPAAKLVPDSLMQFMARYPGIRPRLLVNNWESLGRSLSRNEIEFFIADIRPFHADPNFQAYALTPRPTVFFCRATHPLVAKESLSTNDLFEYPLAAVRIPMGTRKALANLSGKASFEQHIECEHFPLLEQIVRNTDAIGVGPLEALHESLARGELVRLALRNLPQSMTLQAHCGIVTRTGYRLSPAARAMIDLIKQCDQDLAAAAAAA, from the coding sequence ATGGATCTGCGCCAGCTTCGCTACTTCATCGCCCTGACAGAGCACCGCAGTTTCGTTCGCGCAGCGGAAGCCATGAGCATCACGCAACCGGCCTTCAGCCGCAGCATTCAAGGGCTGGAACACGAGTTCGGCTGCCAGCTGGTGGATCGCGGCAGCAAGGATTTAAGGCCCACGCCCGAGGGGCAGGTGGTGCTGCAGCATGCTCTCTCCCTGGTGCAGGGCGCGAGCAACCTCGCCAATGAAGTTAGCCAGATGAGCAAGCTCGATGCCGGTGAGCTGCACTTCGGCTCGGGCCCAGTGCCTGCGGCAAAACTGGTGCCGGACAGCCTGATGCAGTTCATGGCTCGCTATCCGGGCATTCGCCCGCGGCTACTGGTCAATAACTGGGAAAGCCTGGGGCGCAGCCTGAGCCGCAACGAGATCGAATTCTTCATCGCCGACATCCGCCCGTTTCACGCCGATCCGAACTTCCAGGCCTACGCCCTCACACCTCGCCCGACGGTGTTCTTCTGCCGGGCCACGCACCCGCTGGTAGCCAAGGAAAGCCTGTCGACCAACGACCTGTTCGAGTACCCGCTGGCAGCCGTGCGCATCCCCATGGGCACGCGCAAGGCCTTGGCCAACCTGAGCGGCAAGGCCAGCTTCGAACAGCACATCGAGTGTGAGCATTTCCCGCTGCTGGAGCAGATAGTGCGCAACACCGACGCCATTGGCGTCGGCCCGCTGGAGGCGCTGCACGAGAGCCTGGCGCGCGGCGAGCTGGTGCGCCTGGCGTTGCGCAACCTGCCACAGAGCATGACGCTGCAAGCTCATTGCGGCATCGTCACACGTACGGGGTACCGACTCTCGCCGGCGGCACGGGCAATGATCGACCTGATCAAACAGTGCGATCAGGACCTGGCCGCAGCGGCAGCAGCGGCCTGA